Proteins co-encoded in one Papaver somniferum cultivar HN1 chromosome 5, ASM357369v1, whole genome shotgun sequence genomic window:
- the LOC113281975 gene encoding uncharacterized protein LOC113281975, which yields MGRRMDALLGRTFKVAKLRNLVNLAVSRLAVLKNQRQVRCSQARSDVIQLLNLDHQDRALLRVEVVIKEQNMLDAFGMVESYCHLLLERSVLIENSKVCPQELDEAISGLIFAASRCGEFPELQEIREMFTSRYGKEFTARAVELRNNSGVNRKIVLKFSTQQPSLEVRMKVLKEIASENGITLRFEEDTPIINKDNLELNQKQSQTETDLSSAKLDDSKVGNEMDRNEQYSGSLRARKYRNVASAAQAAFESAATAAEAARAAVELSQSESHDKGFDDYHSSPFRQQRRNRSNEIQPIDEYSSESEGEGDELPQNNGRDQELEGRRNKAELQRSSSLSSSDSDGDMQQETKTYSNIQTQREPLEEITFDESENETKGQVPIIGREEDLYTNSEKVQVKHLNLQRKPISVRTRRGNGR from the exons ATGGGTAGAAGAATGGATGCTCTTCTTGGAAGAACCTTCAAGGTTGCTAAACTTAGAAACCTTGTAAATCTAGCTGTCTCCCGTCTTGCTGTTCTTAAGAATCAGCGGCAAGTTCGGTGCTCTCAGGCTCGCTCTGATGTTATTCAACTGCTTAACCTTGACCATCAAGACCGCGCTCTTCTTCGT GTTGAAGTTGTGATCAAGGAGCAGAATATGTTGGATGCTTTTGGTATGGTAGAAAGTTACTGCCATCTCCTGTTAGAAAGATCCGTCTTGATTGAAAACAGCAA AGTTTGCCCTCAAGAACTAGATGAGGCAATATCAGGTTTGATCTTCGCTGCTTCGAGATGTGGGGAATTCCCAGAACTCCAAGAGATTCGTGAGATGTTCACTTCACGATATGGGAAAGAGTTCACTGCTCGTGCGGTGGAGTTGAGGAACAATAGTGGAGTCAATAGAAAG ATAGTTCTGAAATTCTCAACTCAACAACCGAGCTTGGAGGTCAGAATGAAGGTTTTAAAAGAAATCGCTTCTGAGAATGGCATCACTCTACGTTTTGAAGAAGATACTCCTATTATCAACAAG GATAATTTGGAGCTCAACCAGAAGCAGAGTCAGACTGAAACGGACTTGTCATCAGCTAAACTAGATGATTCCAAAGTTGGCAATGAGATGGATAGGAATGAACAGTACTCTGGGTCATTGAGAGCGAGAAAGTACAGGAATGTTGCTAGTGCAGCTCAAGCTGCATTTGAATCAGCTGCTACTGCAGCAGAAGCTGCAAGAGCTGCTGTTGAACTTTCTCAATCTGAATCCCATGACAAAGGTTTTGATGATTATCACAGTAGTCCTTTTCGTCAGCAGCGAAGAAACAGATCCAACGAAATTCAACCCATTGATGAATACAGTTCAGAATCTGAAGGTGAAGGTGATGAACTACCACAAAATAATGGGCGAGACCAAGAACTCGAAGGAAGGAGGAATAAAGCAGAGCTTCAGAGATCATCATCTCTCTCAAGCTCGGATTCAGATGGAGACATGCAACAGGAGACTAAGACATACTCAAACATACAGACCCAAAGGGAACCATTGGAGGAGATAACATTTGATGAGAGTGAAAATGAGACCAAGGGTCAAGTCCCGATAATAGGAAGAGAGGAGGATTTATATACGAATTCTGAGAAGGTTCAGGTCAAGCATCTAAACCTACAGAGGAAACCAATATCAGTGAGGACTAGACGGGGTAATGGAAGATAA
- the LOC113281976 gene encoding homologous-pairing protein 2 homolog gives MPPKSDTAESIVLKFVNEQNRPLNAQNVADALQKDNLKKTAVQKALDALCDSGRITFKEYGKQKIYVARQDQFDIPNSEELDRMKKENATLQQDLEEQKRAISEVEGEIRALQSNLTLEQILAKQAKLETEVEAMEEKLNKLRDGVTLVRPEDRKAIEGIYLEKISHWRKRKRMFKDIWDAITENSPKDLKEFKEELGIEYDEDVGVSLQSLSELMPQNKKRGRGQ, from the exons ATGCCGCCAAAATCTGATACCGCCGAAA GTATCGTTCTCAAATTTGTGAATGAG CAAAATAGACCTCTAAATGCTCAAAATGTTGCTGATGCTTTGCAAAAGGACAACCTTAAAAAGACTGCTGTTCAGAAAGCATTGGACGCTCTGTGTGATAGTGGGCGGATTACGTTCAAAGAATATGGTAAGCAAAAGATTTATGTTGCCCGGCAAGATCAGTTTGACATTCCCAACAGTGAAGAGCTTGATAGGATGAAGAAGGAAAATGCAACTCTACAGCAGGATTTAGAAGAACAAAAGAGAGCAATCAGTGAGGTTGAAGGAG AAATTCGAGCACTGCAGTCAAATTTAACACTTGAACAAATACTTGCAAAACAAGCCAAGCTAGAAACTGAG GTTGAAGCAATGGAAGAAAAACTTAACAAATTGCGAGATGGAGTCACTTTAGTGAGACCAGAAGACAGAAAGGCCATTGAAGGAATTTATTTGGAGAAAATTAGTCACTGGAGAAAGCGTAAAAGGATGTTTAAAGATATTTGGGATGCTATTACTGAGAACTCACCAAAGGATTTAAAAGAATTCAAG GAGGAACTTGGAATTGAATACGATGAAGATGTTGGTGTAAGCTTGCAGTCGTTGAGTGAGTTAATGCCTCAGAATAAGAAGCGAGGAAGAGGTCAGTAA